The genomic segment CAGGCCGCGCAGGACAATGGCTTGCCGCCGGCGTTCCTGACCCGGCTGCTCAACCAGGAAAGCACCATGTTCACGCTGGCAGTGAGCCGCGCTGGTGCCATGGGCATCGCGCAGTTCATGCCCGGCACGGCCGCCGCGCGCGGGCTCGACGATCCATTCGACCCGTTCAAGGCGATCCCGGCCGCCGCGCGCTATCTCGCCGACCTACGCCGCCAGTTCGGCAATCTCGGCCTCGCCGCCGCCGCCTATAATGCCGGCGCCGGCCGGGTGTCGTCTTGGCTGCGTGGAACCTCGGAATTGCCGGCCGAAACCCGCGACTACGTGCTGCGCATCACCGGCTCCAGTGCGGAGGATTGGGCTGCCAATCGTGCGGATGCGTCGGCGATCAGCGCCGGCGTGCCGGCCCGGCCGCCGATCGTCTCACCGGCCGTTGCCGCGACGACACGCGTGCTTCCGGCGGTCCCGGCACCTGCCGCTCCGCGCGCTGCCAACCGCGCAGAGCGCGGCCGCGCGAGTGCGAAGAAGCCGACCGCCGAAGCTGAGCTGTGCGCTT from the Rhodopseudomonas palustris genome contains:
- a CDS encoding lytic transglycosylase domain-containing protein: MAARALLAWLATAALAAVTAGASCGGVMAQQRIADAGGLVVTARAGESSFDAPAAPTAPWAQVIAQAAQDNGLPPAFLTRLLNQESTMFTLAVSRAGAMGIAQFMPGTAAARGLDDPFDPFKAIPAAARYLADLRRQFGNLGLAAAAYNAGAGRVSSWLRGTSELPAETRDYVLRITGSSAEDWAANRADASAISAGVPARPPIVSPAVAATTRVLPAVPAPAAPRAANRAERGRASAKKPTAEAELCASVAAGGRGCILQTAY